The following coding sequences lie in one Canis lupus familiaris isolate Mischka breed German Shepherd chromosome 34, alternate assembly UU_Cfam_GSD_1.0, whole genome shotgun sequence genomic window:
- the LOC102151275 gene encoding uncharacterized protein LOC102151275 isoform X2: MSESSSGQNTSSQICPSSSSYYSDPNESHAWSALSRNRTLHPRLDSGISSLLPSDSFKYLTWHEVEQDIRGSQLRCPRVREGPSTEELLFRQEECTWPAQKRVLEKNKWETWLQENWEDCTDLGNPYQVANFHRILRRLIRVETLWLVDNSLVDLSAIRLPRCRVLNMNKNHLTSFKQLPKIPQIQHLSLAENHIESLTGLSSLWSTPLESLTLKRNPCEFHQNYRKRVFSCLPNLKMLDGILKLPEDSSPPETNIFSKICIVS; the protein is encoded by the exons ATGTCCGAAAG cTCCTCGGGTCAAAACACCAGCAGTCAGATTTGTCCGTCTAGTTCGTCGTACTACTCTGACCCAAATGAGTCACACGCTTGGTCAGCATTGTCAAGGAACAGAACACTCCATCCACGTTTGGATTCTGGAATATCATccctg CTTCCATCAGACTCATTTAAGTACCTCACTTGGCACGAGGTAGAACAGGACATTCGAGGAAGTCAACTGCGTTGCCCAAGAGTAAGAGAAG GACCCTCCACAGAAGAGTTGCTCTTCAGACAGGAGGAGTGTACCTGGCCTGCTCAGAAAAGAGtccttgaaaaaaacaaatgggaaacATGGCTACAAGAAAACTGGGAGGACTGCACG GATTTGGGGAACCCTTATCAAGTTGCAAATTTTCACAGGATTCTTAGAAGACTAATTCGAGTCGAAACCCTCTGGTTAGTGGATAATTCATTGGTGGACTTAAGTGCCATAAGATTGCCAAG atGCAGAGttttaaatatgaacaaaaacCATCTCACATCTTTCAAACAATTGCCAAAGATACCTCAGATACAGCATTTGTCCTTGGCTGAAAACCACATTGAGTCTCTGACCGGGCTCTCCAGTTTATGGAGCACTCCACTGGAATCCCTTACGCTCAAGAGGAACCCTTGTGAGTTTCACCAAAATTACCGGAAACG AGTGTTTTCCTGTTTGCCAAACTTAAAAATGCTGGATGGAATCCTGAAGCTACCAGAAGATTCTTCA
- the LOC102151275 gene encoding uncharacterized protein LOC102151275 isoform X1 encodes MSESSSGQNTSSQICPSSSSYYSDPNESHAWSALSRNRTLHPRLDSGISSLLPSDSFKYLTWHEVEQDIRGSQLRCPRVREGPSTEELLFRQEECTWPAQKRVLEKNKWETWLQENWEDCTNLNLSFQDLGNPYQVANFHRILRRLIRVETLWLVDNSLVDLSAIRLPRCRVLNMNKNHLTSFKQLPKIPQIQHLSLAENHIESLTGLSSLWSTPLESLTLKRNPCEFHQNYRKRVFSCLPNLKMLDGILKLPEDSSPPETNIFSKICIVS; translated from the exons ATGTCCGAAAG cTCCTCGGGTCAAAACACCAGCAGTCAGATTTGTCCGTCTAGTTCGTCGTACTACTCTGACCCAAATGAGTCACACGCTTGGTCAGCATTGTCAAGGAACAGAACACTCCATCCACGTTTGGATTCTGGAATATCATccctg CTTCCATCAGACTCATTTAAGTACCTCACTTGGCACGAGGTAGAACAGGACATTCGAGGAAGTCAACTGCGTTGCCCAAGAGTAAGAGAAG GACCCTCCACAGAAGAGTTGCTCTTCAGACAGGAGGAGTGTACCTGGCCTGCTCAGAAAAGAGtccttgaaaaaaacaaatgggaaacATGGCTACAAGAAAACTGGGAGGACTGCACG aaTTTGAACCTTTCATTTCAGGATTTGGGGAACCCTTATCAAGTTGCAAATTTTCACAGGATTCTTAGAAGACTAATTCGAGTCGAAACCCTCTGGTTAGTGGATAATTCATTGGTGGACTTAAGTGCCATAAGATTGCCAAG atGCAGAGttttaaatatgaacaaaaacCATCTCACATCTTTCAAACAATTGCCAAAGATACCTCAGATACAGCATTTGTCCTTGGCTGAAAACCACATTGAGTCTCTGACCGGGCTCTCCAGTTTATGGAGCACTCCACTGGAATCCCTTACGCTCAAGAGGAACCCTTGTGAGTTTCACCAAAATTACCGGAAACG AGTGTTTTCCTGTTTGCCAAACTTAAAAATGCTGGATGGAATCCTGAAGCTACCAGAAGATTCTTCA
- the LOC102151275 gene encoding uncharacterized protein LOC102151275 isoform X3 gives MSESSSGQNTSSQICPSSSSYYSDPNESHAWSALSRNRTLHPRLDSGISSLLPSDSFKYLTWHEVEQDIRGSQLRCPRVREGPSTEELLFRQEECTWPAQKRVLEKNKWETWLQENWEDCTNLNLSFQDLGNPYQVANFHRILRRLIRVETLWLVDNSLVDLSAIRLPRCRVLNMNKNHLTSFKQLPKIPQIQHLSLAENHIESLTGLSSLWSTPLESLTLKRNPCEFHQNYRKRSSNKKKAQFKREKKNY, from the exons ATGTCCGAAAG cTCCTCGGGTCAAAACACCAGCAGTCAGATTTGTCCGTCTAGTTCGTCGTACTACTCTGACCCAAATGAGTCACACGCTTGGTCAGCATTGTCAAGGAACAGAACACTCCATCCACGTTTGGATTCTGGAATATCATccctg CTTCCATCAGACTCATTTAAGTACCTCACTTGGCACGAGGTAGAACAGGACATTCGAGGAAGTCAACTGCGTTGCCCAAGAGTAAGAGAAG GACCCTCCACAGAAGAGTTGCTCTTCAGACAGGAGGAGTGTACCTGGCCTGCTCAGAAAAGAGtccttgaaaaaaacaaatgggaaacATGGCTACAAGAAAACTGGGAGGACTGCACG aaTTTGAACCTTTCATTTCAGGATTTGGGGAACCCTTATCAAGTTGCAAATTTTCACAGGATTCTTAGAAGACTAATTCGAGTCGAAACCCTCTGGTTAGTGGATAATTCATTGGTGGACTTAAGTGCCATAAGATTGCCAAG atGCAGAGttttaaatatgaacaaaaacCATCTCACATCTTTCAAACAATTGCCAAAGATACCTCAGATACAGCATTTGTCCTTGGCTGAAAACCACATTGAGTCTCTGACCGGGCTCTCCAGTTTATGGAGCACTCCACTGGAATCCCTTACGCTCAAGAGGAACCCTTGTGAGTTTCACCAAAATTACCGGAAACG ATCCTCCAATAAGAAGAAAGCAcagttcaaaagagaaaaaaaaaattactga